CGCCGCATCGGCCGGTTCACCGGCCGAGTGCGGGGCATTCTTCTTGAGGTTGAAAAGCAGTGCTACTCGGAGCGGACGCATATGGGTTCCCTGGTCCCCACCAGCGGGACAGTGACCGGAATTGCCCCGTCATCGCCATGATGGTTCAGGCTCTCGCCGTCCTCCACAGCCGATGGGCGGACGATCACGCCATTGCCATCGAGTAGACCCGCCACGCCCTTTTCGGCATGGGTGGGGTGTCCGTGCACCGGACAGGTCGGCGGGCAATCACCAGTATAGCCGTGGGGCAGGGGATAGGCGCTAATAGCGCCGGCATAGTTGCGTACGACCGCGACCTTGTCGGACATGTTCAGCAGGTACTGCGGCATAATCGGCACTTTGCCCGCACCGCCAGGCGCGTCCAGAGCAAAGGTCGGGATGGCCAGACCACTCGTATGGCCACGCAGGTGCTCGATGATCTCGAGGCCTTTGGCGATAGAAGTGCGAAAGTGCGAGATACCCTGAGACAGGTCACACTGATACATATAGTACGGGCGAACGCGAGCGCGCAGCAACGCTTGCATCAAGTCCTTGATGATATGAGGGCAATCATTGATGCCGCGCAATAGCACTGTCTGGCTACCCAGCGGGATGCCAGCATCCGCCAGCCGCGCGCACGCCGCAACTGTTTCCGGAGTCAGCTCGCGCGGATGGTTAAAGTGGATGTTGATAAAGAGCGGATGGTACTTGGACAGCATCCGTGTCAGCTCAGGGGTGATGCGCTGGGGCAGGAACACCGGCACGCGCGTTCCGATTCGGATGATCTCCACATGCGGAATGCTGCGCAGACCCTTCAGGAGCGGTTCCAGCGCGTTCTCACTGAGCAGCAGCGGATCGCCGCCAGAGATCAGAACATCCCTGACTTCAGAATGGTGAGCGATGTATTGAACGGCCCTTCGCATATCCTCAGGCCGCATCCGTTCCGACTTGACGCCGACCAGACGTCGCCTGGTGCAGTGCCGGCAGTAAGCCGCGCATTGGTCTGTGACCAGCAGCAACACACGGTCAGGATAGCGGTGCACCAGACCAGGAACAGGCGAATCCGCATCTTCGCTCAGCGGGTCGCGCAGTTCATCCGGCTGGATGACCAGCTCGTCCCTGGTAGGCACCACCTGACGACGGATCGGACACGAGGGATCGTGCGCATCCATCAGAGACGCAAAGTATGGCGTGATGGACATCCGCAGTCGTTCACAAGTAGTTCTTACACCCGCCTCTTCTTCAGGGGTCATCTCGATCACGTTCTTGAGTTGTTCGGGTGTGTTGATGCGGTGACGAAGCTGCCACCGCCAGTCGTTCCAGTCCGAATCGGGCACATCTCGCCACAGGGGGGCGCGGCGCGATGCTGTCTTGCGGGTACTGGCCACAAGCGCGCCAGTACCGTTAGTACCGGGCGGCTCTTCTAATTCCACCGTTCTCTCGCTTTGCATAGACATCGTATGTTCCTCCAATCAACCATCTCCGGCCAGGCCGGCAGAAAAGCACGAGGTGTCCCTCGATTTCAAGGCGCGATTGTATCACAGGATGTTCTCTATGCTTGACCAACGGGGTACAATCGCAGAGGATGTTGAGTGCTGATTGGGGTATCATCAAGTACAATTTTGGGTACTGGCCTTCTTGACAACTGGATGGATGCTGCTATGATTCTCAACAGAAGCTGACCAGGTTCATCGTCAATGATGGGTTTGGCCACTGCTATTATCTTGTCGGTTCGCAGGAGTATGGCCATTGGACATTCTGGTGGTCAATGCACAGTCGGTGTGGGTCAATCGCATCCGCAGTCGGTTGGAGGCAACAGGAGCTCGCGTCTCGGTCGCCGCCAATTCGGCTCAGGCCGCTCGTATTATGGAAGAGGCGGAGGAATGGCCGGACGCCATCATCGTCGAACACCGCATTTTGGAGAAAGAGTCCGACTCGCTCATGGGAGCACTACGGGTTGATGAGTGGCAGCCGATCATCATCCCCACCGATTTTCAGCACCTGAGTCAGGATCCCACGCAGGTGCCCCTGCGTGGTGAAGAAGTACTGCGCCGGCTGGAAACGCTCGCCATCCGCCTCAAGGGAGTCTTCGAGCCAGCAGCTCACCAGACCATCCGCGTGGGCCGGCTCACGGTTGACCCCGGCCGCAAAGAGGTGGTCTTTGCCGCGCGCAGGGTACCGCTTCCGCCCATACAATTCCGCCTTCTGCTCTACCTGGCGCTCAACGCAGGGCGCGTGGTCGACCAGCGCGAGCTGGTGCGCGAGATCTGGGGCTACGCCAGCGCAGAGGGAGAAGCACGGGAGATGATCAAGAAGCACGTGCGGCTGATTCGGCACAAGCTCGGCTGGACGGATGAGAGCACAAACTATCTCAAGTCCGTTCGGGGCTTTGGCTACATGCTGAGCCCGCCGCCAAGAGCTCGCAGCCGTAAGGCTGGTGAGGGCAGCGACTCATCGGGCTGAGGCCGCTTCCTCACGCCCTGCGCCCGAATCGCTAATTCTCCAGAAAGCAGCGCACCCCACGCACAATGCCAAGAGCCATCCGGTCGGTCTCATTGGCCAGGACGTGGCCGTCCGTCAGCAGGAACCCCAGTTCGATGATAGCCCCCGGCGTCTCCAGCGCGACCTCATGGAAGGCATGGTAGTTCAGCATGTCGTCGGTGATGGTCGAGGGATGCGGCAACAGGCCCGTGGCGGCCTCATACTCCTTGTACAAACAGTCGACCAGCCTGTCCTCCGTCTGAGGTATCGCGCTGTCCACGACCCTAGCCACCTTAAAGCCGCTAAGCCCTTCGGCGATGCACGAGTCGGCATGGATGGCCACCAGTGCATCGGCCTGATAGCCTTTTAGCCGGTCGTCGAACTCTTCCAAGAGGTCGACCTGATAACCCTCGTCGCGCAGCCAGGTTGCCGCCAGTGTGGCCACCGCCAGATTCACGTCCGCCTCGCGCAGGCCGCTGGCACACACCGCACCCGGGTCGCCTTCCGGGCCCGAATGGCCCGCAATGATGCCGACGAGTTTGTTGCGCAGGCCGGGCGTTACGCGTGCCTTGTGTGGTGTGAGAGACGGGCGGGCGGTGCTGGTCGGTGTTGCTCTGTCACCATGCCCGGGAAGCAGGGGCAGGACCTGTGGCAGCTTTGCTGACCAGCGATGCGATTGCAGCAGAGCAATCAGAATCGAACCCATAGCCAGTACCAGGACGACCAGCCACAGGGACCTCAGCAGCCGCCAACCTCGCGTCGGCGTGCTCCTGGACTTGGCCTTTTTGCCGGGGGAACGGTTGGGTGCGCTCATCTGGCTTGCCTGCCCGGTGATGATAGCCGGCTTCAGCGATGGCGTCAATCACTCGCCGAGAGGGGCCGGTCGCCTGGTCTGTTTGTGATTCGGCCAACCGTAGGTTATGATAAGGCGCCTCAGCTACAGCACCTGTACGAAAGATACATGGAGACCAGCATGTTGGAAGCCTTCTTTACCCCACAGTCCGTAGCGGTGGTCGGCGCTGCTCGCGAGCCGGGCAAGCTCGGCTACGGGGTTCTCAGCAACATCATCCAGTGCGGCTACACCGGACAAGTCTATCCCATCAACCCCAAGTCCGACGAAATCCTGGGGCTCAAATGCTACCCCACGGTCCTGGACGTTCCCGGCCCGCTCGACCTGGTAGTCATCGTGGTGCCTGGCCGTTTCGTTCCGCAGGTAATCGAAGAGTGCGGCAAGAAGGGAGTAAAAGGTGCGATCATCATCAGCGCCGGCTTCCGCGAAGCGGGTATGGAGGGCATCAAGCTCGAGCGCCAGGTTCTGGATATCGCCGCCCAGTATGGCGTGCGCATCGT
The window above is part of the Chloroflexi bacterium ADurb.Bin180 genome. Proteins encoded here:
- the kamA gene encoding L-lysine 2,3-aminomutase, yielding MSMQSERTVELEEPPGTNGTGALVASTRKTASRRAPLWRDVPDSDWNDWRWQLRHRINTPEQLKNVIEMTPEEEAGVRTTCERLRMSITPYFASLMDAHDPSCPIRRQVVPTRDELVIQPDELRDPLSEDADSPVPGLVHRYPDRVLLLVTDQCAAYCRHCTRRRLVGVKSERMRPEDMRRAVQYIAHHSEVRDVLISGGDPLLLSENALEPLLKGLRSIPHVEIIRIGTRVPVFLPQRITPELTRMLSKYHPLFINIHFNHPRELTPETVAACARLADAGIPLGSQTVLLRGINDCPHIIKDLMQALLRARVRPYYMYQCDLSQGISHFRTSIAKGLEIIEHLRGHTSGLAIPTFALDAPGGAGKVPIMPQYLLNMSDKVAVVRNYAGAISAYPLPHGYTGDCPPTCPVHGHPTHAEKGVAGLLDGNGVIVRPSAVEDGESLNHHGDDGAIPVTVPLVGTREPICVRSE
- the phoP_4 gene encoding Alkaline phosphatase synthesis transcriptional regulatory protein PhoP: MDILVVNAQSVWVNRIRSRLEATGARVSVAANSAQAARIMEEAEEWPDAIIVEHRILEKESDSLMGALRVDEWQPIIIPTDFQHLSQDPTQVPLRGEEVLRRLETLAIRLKGVFEPAAHQTIRVGRLTVDPGRKEVVFAARRVPLPPIQFRLLLYLALNAGRVVDQRELVREIWGYASAEGEAREMIKKHVRLIRHKLGWTDESTNYLKSVRGFGYMLSPPPRARSRKAGEGSDSSG
- a CDS encoding N-acetylmuramoyl-L-alanine amidase; this encodes MSAPNRSPGKKAKSRSTPTRGWRLLRSLWLVVLVLAMGSILIALLQSHRWSAKLPQVLPLLPGHGDRATPTSTARPSLTPHKARVTPGLRNKLVGIIAGHSGPEGDPGAVCASGLREADVNLAVATLAATWLRDEGYQVDLLEEFDDRLKGYQADALVAIHADSCIAEGLSGFKVARVVDSAIPQTEDRLVDCLYKEYEAATGLLPHPSTITDDMLNYHAFHEVALETPGAIIELGFLLTDGHVLANETDRMALGIVRGVRCFLEN